In Triticum aestivum cultivar Chinese Spring chromosome 5B, IWGSC CS RefSeq v2.1, whole genome shotgun sequence, the following proteins share a genomic window:
- the LOC123114729 gene encoding uncharacterized protein, with amino-acid sequence MAMEAVLSLVRECPHEGSPIALSHHISTVHPMHVHRIQFGKVLQLQVPVSEPRLLLFAEEDGRAFFLVGGVLDIGAPITVLVVYIRAGASPLPHYTAKLWANGPPGVPKGRTDTVKVEIEVTSSKDPGDVDVQELAFLTVPPMMLAGAGLSRTVSLHIQIDKLTS; translated from the exons ATGGCGATGGAGGCTGTCCTCTCCTTGGTGagggagtgcccgcacgaagg CTCGCCGATAgcactctcccaccacatcagcaccgtgcatcccatgcatGTGCATAGGATCCAGttcggcaaggtgctccagctgcaagtgccagtgtcggagccacgactcttgttgttcgcggaggaggacggccgcgcgtttttcttggtcggcggcgtgctcgacatcggcgcgcctatcaccgtgttggtcgtctacatcagagcgggggcgtccccactgccgcactacacggccaagctgtgggcgaatggcCCACCGGGGgtgcccaaaggcaggaccgacactgtcaaggtggaaatcgaggtgacaagcagcaaggatccaggcgacgtcgacgtgcaggagctggcGTTCTTAACAGTTCCGCCCATGATGCTGGCTGGGGCTGGGTTGTCGAggacggtgtccctccacattcagattgacaagctcacctccTAA